The sequence CCGAGGAGGGCGTCGGCGAGGTACAGGACTTCATGCCGGTCTCCGCCGACGCCGGAGAGCCCTGCGACACCGGGCGGCACCGGCTGATCCGGCGGGTGGTGTGCGTACGCGGCCGTGTGCCCTTCCGCGCCCTCATCGCCCCGCGCTTCGACTACGGCGCCGCCCAGCACACCGTCCGCGACACGGACGGCACGCTGCTGTTCGAGTCGCCCGACCTGGCCCTCGCGCTCACCGCGACCGTGGCCATGGAGTGCGACGGCCGCGACGCGTGCGCCGAGTTCAAGCTCGGCGAGGGCGAGACGGCGGTGTTCGCGCTCGACCAGGCCGACAGCGCCCTCGCCCCGCGCGGCTGCGCCCACGCCGAGGCCGAGCACGAGTTCAACGCGACCGTCACCTACTGGCGGCGCTGGCTCCAGCAGTCCCGCTACCGGGGCCGCTGGCGCGAGATGGTGCACCGCTCCGCGCTCACCCTCAAGCTGCTCACCTACGCCCCCACCGGGGCCATCGTCGCCGCCCCCACCACCAGCCTGCCCGAGCAGCTCGGCGGCGAGCGCAACTGGGACTACCGGTACGTCTGGGTGCGCGACGCCGCCTTCGCCGTGTACGCGCTGCTGCGGCTCGGCTTCAGCGGCGAGGCCGAGGCGTTCATGCGCTTCCTCACCACCCACATCAGCCCCGGCGACGGCGCCGCCTCCGGCCCGCTCCAGATCATGTACGGCATCGACGGCCGCACCGACCTGCCCGAACGCGAGCTGCCCCATCTGGAGGGCCACCAGGGCTCGGCCCCGGTCCGGGTCGGCAACGCCGCCGCCGACCAGCTCCAGCTCGACATCTACGGCGCCCTGATCGACTCCGTCTACCTGTTCGACAAATGGGCCCAGCCCATCTCCAGCGCGCAGTGGGACGACGTGACCCAGCTGGTCGAATGGGTCTGCGAGCACTGGGACCAGCCCGACGAGGGCGTGTGGGAGACCCGGGGCGGCCGCAAGAACTTCCTGTACTCGCGGCTGATGTGCTGGGTCGCGGTGGAACGCGCCATCCGGCTCGCCAACCGGCGCGGGCTGCCCGCCGAACTGCTGCGCTGGCGGCAGACCCGGGACGCCATCTACCGGCGGATCATGGACCGGGGCTGGTCGGAGCACCGGCACGCCTTCGTGCAGCACGAGGACGGCGACGTACTGGACGCCTCCGTGCTGATGATGCCGCTCGCCAAGTTCATCGCCCCCACCGACCCCAAGTGGCTGTCCACGCTGGACGCCCTCACCGAGGACCTGGTGTCCGACTCGCTGGTCTACCGCTACGACCCGCTGGTCAGCCCCGACGGGCTGCGCGGCGACGAGGGCACCTTCTCCATCTGCTCCTTCTGGTACGTCGAGGCGCTGGTGCGGGCCGGCCGGGTGGACGAGGCCCGCCTCGCCTTCGAGAAAATGCTCACCTACGCCAACCATCTCGGCCTGTACGCCGAGGAGATCGGCCGCACCGGCGAGCAACAGGGCAACTTCCCGCAGGCGTTCACCCATCTCTCGCTGATCAGCGCCGCCTTCAACCTCGACCGCGCCCTCGGCTGACCCGGGGGTTCGGCTCAGGAGGCCGCCGTGTACCCGCGGTCGCGCACCAGCTCATGGGTGAGACGGGTGAAGGCGAGGGTCGCGGCGCTGCGGTAGGCGTCGGCGCGGCCGAGGAGGGTGACCGTGCGGGTCGGCAGGGCGGGGTCGAGCGGCACGGGGACGAGGCGGGGGTGGTCGTGGGTGATCGCGTCCGGCAGGACGGTGGCCAGGGAGGTGCGCTGCACGACCTCGGTCAGGGCCTGGATGGAGTTCGCCTCCACCGCGATGCGCGGGCTGACGCCGTGGCCCTCCAGATAGGCGTCGATATGGCCGCGGGTGGCGAAGTCGCCGCTGAGCAGCGCGAGTTGGCGGTCGGCGAGTTCCCGTACCGGCAGCGCGTCCGAACGTCCCCCGGTGGCAGTGGAGTTGCCGGTGACCAGGGTGAGCGTCTCGGTGAACAGGGCGGTCGCGGTGATGCCCGGCAGATGGGTGCCCCGGAAGGCGATGCCGAGGTCGAACTCGTCGGCCAGCAGCCCCGTCTCGATCCGGTCCTGGGTGGTCTCCCGCACGGTCAGGGTGATGCCGGGATGCCTGCTGTGCAGCTCGGCGGTGAGCGGTCCGACGAGATAGGCCGTGAACGTGGGGGTGACCGCCAGTCGCAGCCGCCCGCGGCTCAGGTCCCGCACATCGTGGACGGCGCGCTCGGCGGCGGCCAGCCGGTGCAGCGCGCCCCGGGCGTGATGGGCGTACGCCTCGCCCGCGTCGGTGAGGCGCACCGTCCGCCCGGTGCGGTCGAGCAGCTGGACACCGAGGGTCCGTTCGAGCTGCTTGATCTGCTGGGACAGCGTGGGCTGCGAGATGTGCAGATCCTCGGCGGCACGGGTGAAGCCGCCGTGGTCGGCCACGGCGAGCAG is a genomic window of Streptomyces sp. WP-1 containing:
- a CDS encoding glycoside hydrolase family 15 protein, with product MSQTPPFAADTSASPRYLPIAEHGLIGDLRTVALVGSNGTIDWYCSPSFDSPSVFAAVLDAERGGCFELAAAVPARTKQFYFPDTNVLITRFFTEEGVGEVQDFMPVSADAGEPCDTGRHRLIRRVVCVRGRVPFRALIAPRFDYGAAQHTVRDTDGTLLFESPDLALALTATVAMECDGRDACAEFKLGEGETAVFALDQADSALAPRGCAHAEAEHEFNATVTYWRRWLQQSRYRGRWREMVHRSALTLKLLTYAPTGAIVAAPTTSLPEQLGGERNWDYRYVWVRDAAFAVYALLRLGFSGEAEAFMRFLTTHISPGDGAASGPLQIMYGIDGRTDLPERELPHLEGHQGSAPVRVGNAAADQLQLDIYGALIDSVYLFDKWAQPISSAQWDDVTQLVEWVCEHWDQPDEGVWETRGGRKNFLYSRLMCWVAVERAIRLANRRGLPAELLRWRQTRDAIYRRIMDRGWSEHRHAFVQHEDGDVLDASVLMMPLAKFIAPTDPKWLSTLDALTEDLVSDSLVYRYDPLVSPDGLRGDEGTFSICSFWYVEALVRAGRVDEARLAFEKMLTYANHLGLYAEEIGRTGEQQGNFPQAFTHLSLISAAFNLDRALG
- the cynR gene encoding transcriptional regulator CynR, encoding MALELRHLRYLLAVADHGGFTRAAEDLHISQPTLSQQIKQLERTLGVQLLDRTGRTVRLTDAGEAYAHHARGALHRLAAAERAVHDVRDLSRGRLRLAVTPTFTAYLVGPLTAELHSRHPGITLTVRETTQDRIETGLLADEFDLGIAFRGTHLPGITATALFTETLTLVTGNSTATGGRSDALPVRELADRQLALLSGDFATRGHIDAYLEGHGVSPRIAVEANSIQALTEVVQRTSLATVLPDAITHDHPRLVPVPLDPALPTRTVTLLGRADAYRSAATLAFTRLTHELVRDRGYTAAS